Genomic window (Phaeodactylum tricornutum CCAP 1055/1 chromosome 3, complete sequence):
GAGGACCACAACCTAACAACCTTTTCTACGCTCCCGGACGCTTTCCCTACCTGGAATACTAGCATGCGACGATGACTTCTAAGGAACGAAGACCAGACAAGCACGGGTCTGATATGTGGCGGGGTGATGCACCTTCCGCAACGCAGAAAATCAAGAAACTAATGGAGCCGCATCGGGCTAAAGGAGCGCTGTGGAAATGGCTCATGCTCGGCTTGGGCACGATGCTCGGTGTGGTGACAATGGATGTTGTAAGGAAATCGGCAACAATCGCCCAGACTACCGCTATTCCTGTCGAAATTCTTGCCCCCTTGATGGATACTTCTACCAGTAGCACTATTATGAGTGTCGAGCTAGTGCCTGGGATGAAGGAGCTTCCCCGtgatttcacagtcaccgaTTTCCAGAAGCAGCTCTGGTGGGGAGAAGCGATCCGGGAAAGCGACAACCAGATCATTGTTGAAACAATCGAAGTTGCAATCGCGTATTGTAGTTCAGACCTGAATCTAATTTACGAATCTGTTCTGAGTCAAGTACCCAACCAGAAACAGGCGACAGTGAAAATAACCGTATTGTCCAAATGTGGGAACGAAGCGGACGTGCCCAACTTTATTGAGGATCCTCGTGTCAAGCTTGTTGAAGTTATTCCGTTGCCCAATGTGGGCGGATGCGATTACGCATATGCCTATTTTGTCAATCACTATGTTGCCAAGACAACTCCTGAAGAAGCGGCGTCGTCCGTGGTTCTGTTTACAGAGGACACCCCGAGGACAATGGAAAACTTCCGAATACGGCCAGTCTACAAGGGATACCGAAATATAACTGAAATGCTTCGGATTGCGTCGGGAGGTGAATTTGCCTGTGGCGTCACACCAGACTGCGCATATTCCGCATTTCACGATACGCCTACGCTGTATGAATTTCGGATAAATGGTTATGCAAGAACTGTTGTACAAAGGGGGCAAAGTGTAATAGAGGACAACAAGGACTTTAATTTGCTCCGGTATCAGAATCTTAGAGAGTGGCATGAAAAGGCTCTCAACTGGACATTTCCGAACAGTAGAGTTACTGCTGTTTGCTACGCAGCAACATTCATGATCCCAGCATGGCGTATACTCAACTTATCGCAGCAACCCATAGAGCGACATGTTATGAAAACtcttgaaaaggaaatggctCGGAATGTTAGTAGCTCAATTGAAGGGCACTTTTCGGAGAGAACATGGGCTGGCTTTTATTCGGTCCCTTTGGATGAAGACCATACCAACTTAATCCTTGACATGAAATCAAAGATTGTGCTCCGACAGGGGGCGTATCATGGACTTCTCAAGAGCAATAGGGAGCGGATGTGTTAGTGCAACAATTTCTCGCATAAGCTGAGATGCTTTGCTGGCTAGGACCTATTTCGCTATTATGGAATCCGGATATGGAATTCCATCTTATATCCGGGCCGCTTTACATTTATTGTAAATGAGGTGTTTTAAGCCTAACAGTCAATGACAAAAAAAAAACGCAAATATGCTATTTGCGTTTTTTTTTGGCAGTAAATATCGATTTTAAAGCGGCCTGAAGCTTAGCCAGCACAAACATATgagaaaaaagaagcagGCCCGAACTCGTGCCACCTTGCACGCACCATCTCTGTTTTCGAATATCCCCAGTTAGCTGGTCACAGCTAGATCCTCACACCCGTACTCGTTTCTTCCCGAATTGATTGCGTATCCGTACATTCTAGACTTGTTTATTTGTTTTAGGTACCTATCCCGTTCACTACATGCAATTCGAGACCTACTATGCTCAGAGAACAGCGCAACTATCAgtcaattgacagtgagcttgTGCAGGAACTTCCATGATCGTTTCAGAAAAAAATTGCTATAACATGCCGGTATCTGGATACTCTTTCTTAACTACAGGCGATGTCGTCATAGTCCCGTTGGGAGGCGAGGAAGGGTCTCCCTTTTCTCGCTTTACTCCGTTGCTGGCGTCGGAGATTTCATCCTTGCGATACGACGCCACAATCCTTAGCAGTTCTTCCTGATCCTTTTCCGGCATCCGGGCGTGCAAATCCTCAATCATGAGATGAATTTCCACCGGTTCCGTCGGCATGAAATTCAGTACTTGCAAAGCCTCGGCTTCCGTCAGTTGAAAGCCCCGACCCACAGTGGTACCGTTCGTACTGCTGTTactgtcgtcgttgctgttgttatTATTGCTCACTCGTCTCTTGTGACTGCGCAATACGGTTTGCAGTTCCTTCCGCCGCGCACGGTCCAGCCTCGTGCACGGAGTGGCACGTAGATACTCGCACACTTGCGATTGGATCCAATCCCGATGCCGCGTACGGTAGCTGGGTCGTTTCTTCGACGCCTTAGCCTCGGCGACACGTGCTCCAAGAATATCCAACACCTCCGCATTGCTGATCAGTACGGGCGTCTCCTCGGCCATTCGTTCCGGTCCCAATCGCGTCGTCCAACCGGGGTCCTTTCGATCCGGGTGAGCCCCCCTGCAATCCAATCTCGCTCTTTCCCCGTGCGACGTTTCCTTCGCTGGCCTCGAAAGTGATCAACAACCTATTCGATCAGTATTTTTTTGTACGTGGGTAAGAAGTTCTGCCACAGATACTTTCAAATTTCCAAAAGGGACCATGGTTCACTTGCGGCGTACATCGGCTTCGCTGGTTTCGTGGTGAAAAACGTTTTATTTGGTTTGTCGCGATCAAAACGGGCCCAGGACGGACCGAAGTATTTTTTTCACAATCATAGCCAGCTACGGAAGTCGGTATCTCGCTAGAGAGGCAATTCTATAGGAATTTTTTGCCTAGAGCACGAATTTGATTCCGTGTTTACTAATCGGCGACAACAATCATGTAGAGAAAACCAGTATTTATTTGAAATATCTTTTGTTCTACGGTACTCACGCGGGAACGACCTGCCGCGACCGTTTGCGAGCACTTGAAATAGTGAACCGATTGGTGCATGATATAGTACTGACTTTTCAAGCTAGCTAGATACGTGCGAAGAGCAATGGCCACTGTCGCTCGAGTCCCCAAATTGCAGAATTCTCTCAATAAGTAGTCTCAATCCGGGATCGGCCTCGCTTTGAAATGCGACGAAATGAGTGCCATCACCAGGGCTTTGAGATCGAGTGTAAGATAGTAAAACGTCTGGAGTCCCTCTGGATCGTTCCATTTTTGAATATCACCCAGCGATCTAATCTCACATGCCGTGAACGCGATATGATGGGATCCGATTTTGCATTCTAGCTCTTGATGGCCGGTGGATCTTTCGTCGGGTTCTTTCCACTTGCTATCGTCCACTTTGGTAATCTCGCTGACTTCCACTAGGCGTCGAAATTCCTCAACTACCGCGGGGCTAACGTAGACTTCTTTCCGAATCAGATCGTCGTCCTTGTAATTGGAGTTGTTCGCGTATCGAAGCTTTCCCGACGGGTAGAGTTCAAACTCGAGGAATTCTCTGCCGAATTTGCCCTCGTGGCCGACGTAGTATCGGAGGTAAAAATCGTCGTTGGGACTTGGGTCTGTCATGATACAAAACCCCGAAAGGCCATTGAAAAGAATGGTGCAAGAGCGTCGTATTCCGAATGATTCTATTGACCATCTACACCAAGGGCAAGGGATCTCGTAAGAAAGCTTCGTTGTGTGTCTCGGGGTTTTTTTTTCCCATTTGGTCGTCGCGTGTCTTTTCTGACTGCGCATAAGATCCGAGTTAGATCAGAAATTCGGGAGTTACCGATGACAGGCAGACGGCCCAAAACTCTCTGCCCTACTATACCGGACCCTGACCGGTTTGCAACGAGAAACAATTCCAGTCAGGGGACCATGGCGAAGGGATCTGTCCCGGACGTTTCTCGAATAGCAAAAGGATTCCATGGATGGCTCTTCGCGTTTTATCCTTACACAGCGAGATCTACGCTACGGAATCAGTAGCTTGCTTGATTAAAAAAATGAATAAAGATGAAGCGTTTCTCGCCGAAGAGTTGATGCAGATCTTGATCGAACGCGGCTACTTCCACGACGGTATCGAGCCTGTTCAATCCTCGGATGTTGACTTGCATTCCGATTTTCCCACGTTCGGGATCGAAAATTCCAGTATAGTGAGAACAAGCTCCGGAACGTTCGTAACCCTCGAGCGCCTTTGTCTCGACTTTTGGGAATATTTTGAAAAGAGAGCGCGTGAACTCTGCACCTACGACGAGGCGGCCATGGCTCTACATGTTGCAGTCCGCGACCTCCGCCGTACATTGGATAATACTGTCAGATCTTCGAAGACCGCGTCTCTGCTCGTGATCAATGACCATTATCTCACTACCGCAAAGCGCATAGATGATATGCTGGACGAAAGTCTGTCGTTGCTGGATTCGAATTTCGGTGGACGCGCTTTGGTGTCCGAACTGGTAGGAAAGTCTTTTCACCTTCCACTCAGTAACTTTctgcagcttttggaagatcgCAGAAGATGCTTACCCTACGATGTGGAATTGCGACTCCAAGATAATGGTTCCAAAACTTTGGTTACGCAACGCTATCTAGCTTTGCTGCGGTCGCAGATCTCCTCAGCCTTTGCCGACTTCACGGAACCGACATCATTGGTCTCTGTAGCCCGTCGCCATTCGTGGGAAGTCTGTTGGATGAGCGACATATTAAAAGACATCGCTCAAGAGCTCCCGGGGGCGCTGCATGGCGATGATAGCTATGTGCCCCACTCCTTCACTCAGCAAAAGCATCAGACAGTGACCGATTCTTTTGCTTCGAATGGATTCGTTTCAACGACCTTGTGTCAAACTGTCGCTATGCTGCCGTCGGAACTCAAGCGCAttgttgcttcttcttgttctgAAGCAATAATCTTGGAGAATAGCGTTGTTCACCCTCTTATGATAGTCGGTCCTTTGGAAGGAGCTACCCAAGA
Coding sequences:
- the RPC17 gene encoding RNA polymerase C subunit 17 KDa (small RNA polymerase III subunit of 17 kDa) translates to MAEETPVLISNAEVLDILGARVAEAKASKKRPSYRTRHRDWIQSQVCEYLRATPCTRLDRARRKELQTVLRSHKRRVSNNNNSNDDSNSSTNGTTVGRGFQLTEAEALQVLNFMPTEPVEIHLMIEDLHARMPEKDQEELLRIVASYRKDEISDASNGVKREKGDPSSPPNGTMTTSPVVKKEYPDTGML
- a CDS encoding predicted protein; translated protein: MTDPSPNDDFYLRYYVGHEGKFGREFLEFELYPSGKLRYANNSNYKDDDLIRKEVYVSPAVVEEFRRLVEVSEITKVDDSKWKEPDERSTGHQELECKIGSHHIAFTACEIRSLGDIQKWNDPEGLQTFYYLTLDLKALVMALISSHFKARPIPD
- a CDS encoding predicted protein produces the protein MTSKERRPDKHGSDMWRGDAPSATQKIKKLMEPHRAKGALWKWLMLGLGTMLGVVTMDVVRKSATIAQTTAIPVEILAPLMDTSTSSTIMSVELVPGMKELPRDFTVTDFQKQLWWGEAIRESDNQIIVETIEVAIAYCSSDLNLIYESVLSQVPNQKQATVKITVLSKCGNEADVPNFIEDPRVKLVEVIPLPNVGGCDYAYAYFVNHYVAKTTPEEAASSVVLFTEDTPRTMENFRIRPVYKGYRNITEMLRIASGGEFACGVTPDCAYSAFHDTPTLYEFRINGYARTVVQRGQSVIEDNKDFNLLRYQNLREWHEKALNWTFPNSRVTAVCYAATFMIPAWRILNLSQQPIERHVMKTLEKEMARNVSSSIEGHFSERTWAGFYSVPLDEDHTNLILDMKSKIVLRQGAYHGLLKSNRERMC